The following are encoded together in the Chaetodon auriga isolate fChaAug3 chromosome 4, fChaAug3.hap1, whole genome shotgun sequence genome:
- the znf330 gene encoding zinc finger protein 330, with the protein MPKKKTGARKKAESRKEREKQSRANREHVEVAKHPCNSIMECDKCQRKQKNRAFCYFCSAVQKLPVCAQCGKTKCMKSSDCVIKHPGIHSTGMAMVGAVCDFCEAWVCHSRKCLSTHACVCPLTDADCIECERSVWDHGGRIFRCSFCQNFLCEDDQFEHQASCQVLQAETYKCVSCNRLGQHSCLRCKACYCDDHAKSKVFKQEKGKAPPCPKCGHETQETKDLSMSTRTLKFGRQAGGDDDDDYSDGASGYDSYWKNLASGGRDQQDDYGEDDDDDEEDEYEEEDEEDEEEEEDTEEGEEGEEEKAADSVAGLRLDGTA; encoded by the exons ATGCCCAAAAAGAAAACCGGTGCCCGGAAAAAGGCTGAGAGTcgtaaggagagagagaaacagagtcGAGCCAACCGGGAACATGTCGAAGTGGCCAAACACCCCTGCAACTCTATCATG GAATGTGACAAATGTCAGAG aaaacagaagaacagagcTTTCTGCTACTTCTGCAGCGCGGTGCAGAAGCTGCCTGTGTGCGCTCAGTGTG GCAAAACCAAGTGCATGAAGTCATCAGATTGTGTGATCAAACATCCTGGGATCCACAGCACTGGGATGGCCATGGTG ggggcagtgTGTGACTTCTGTGAAGCTTGGGTGTGCCACAGCAGGAAATGTCTGAGCACTcacgcctgtgtgtgtcctctgacTGATGCAGACTGCATTGAGTGTGAACGCAGTGTGTGGGATCATG GGGGGCGAATCTTCCGCTGCTCCTTTTGTCAGAACTTCTTGTGTGAGGATGATCAGTTTGAGCACCAGGCGAGCTGCCAGGTCCTTCAGGCAGAAACTTACAAAT GCGTTTCCTGTAATCGACTGGGGCAGCACTCCTGCCTGCGCTGTAAG GCCTGCTACTGTGACGACCATGCCAAGAGTAAGGTCTTCAAACAGGAGAAAGGAAAAGCTCCACCCTGCCCCAAGTGTGGTCACGAGACCCAGGAGACCAAAGACCTCAGCATGTCCA CTCGCACGTTGAAGTTTGGCCGCCAGGCTGGTGGCGACGACGACGACGATTATTCCGACGGCGCATCAGGATACGACTCCTACTGGAAGAACTTAGCGTCTGGAGGCAGAGACCAACAGGACGACTACGGAGAggatgacgacgacgatgaggaggatgagtatgaggaggaggatgaggaggacgaggaggaggaagaggacacagaggaaggagaagaaggcgAAGAGGAAAAGGCTGCTGATTCCGTGGCTGGTCTTAGACTGGACGGGACGGCCTAA